The Flavobacteriales bacterium genome contains the following window.
GACCAAGGTGGGCTATGAGGTGCCGTTGACGCGCGAGTTCTATGTGTACACCCCGCCGCGCGCGTTGGAAGAGATAGAGGGCGAGATCGCGGGCTTGGAGAAGGAGATATTGGGGATGCTGAAGGACATTACGGTATGAGCCCTCTGGATGATCTTGCGGAATTGCTGAAGGAGTTGCCGGGGGAAGACTTACCCCCGCGACCAGACCTTTTCTCCATCTCAGGTTATCCTCACTACGAGGATGTGCTGAGCAACTGGTATTCCTTCTTCATGGACCCTAGTGGGCTACACGGACTCGGTACAATGTTCCTTGATACGCTCGTGGATCTTGCGAATGCAGGGAAGAGGGTAAGGGTCGGCAAGAGCATGTCCATCAGAAGGGAGTTCACGACGGAGAAGGGGCTTGCTGTGGACATCATCGCACATGATGGAATTGAAGTCGACGGCCGAATCGGGGGCGCGGAGAATGCTGTGATCATCGAGAACAAGGTCTTCCATGTGCTCAACAATAACCTCGATGACTATTTGACCTCAGTTCCCAATGCAAAGAAGATCGGCATTGTGCTATGCCTAAAAGCAAGACCTGTGGGTCACCCGCAGTATGAATGCATCACTCATGCTGCACTTATGGAGGCTGTGGTCGCACAACTTCCGATAACCTACCCAATGCCGGAACCATACCGGCAGTACCTGATCGACCTGGAACAGAACATACACCTATTGACCGAGAACATGGAGATCACGGACGAAGTGAGATTCTACCTAGAGCATGCCGAGAGGATCCAACGTGTGATCGCCTTGGAAGGCAGTCTTCGCGTCTATCTGACCACGGCTTTGAATACGGCAGCTCAGGCAATGCAAATGCAGTTAACGCGCAACCCGGGTCGTTCTTGGTATATTTCCGTTCACCGCGAGGATCGCGCGTACGTGACCGTCCTGTTGGAGGACGCTTTTACCAAGGGAACAGAGCTGGTCATTGTTGTGGAGGTCCGCGATGAGCATGAATTGAAGAGCAGTGACACCCGATTGGACAGCATCAAAGGGGTTATCGGCACGGAACGTCAAGTCGTCCATAAGGTCGATCCAAATGGGAAGTGGATACAGTTCGCTCCCATTAGAATTCCACTTACGCGTGAACGTGGCTTTGATCTAAGCAAGACTATTGAGGAGCGGATCAAGACAGACCTTCTTCCCGTACTGGATGCAGCACGCTTGGCCTTTCCGCAATGAAGGGAAACGCAGCCACTAAACCCTCCGGCATCCCCTGGCTCGGGGAGGTGCCCCCGGATTGGGAGATGAAGAAAATCCGCTTCCTCTTCCGGTTCCAAAGTGGTGGCACCCCAAGCACTACGAACGAGGCATACTGGGAAGGAACGCTGCCTTGGGTGTCTGCAAAGGACATGAAGAAGATGTGGATCTCTGACACAGAAGACCACATATCGGAGCATGCTCTTACAGAGAGCGCGGCGAACACAGTACCACCGAACAGCCTTCTACTGCTTACGCGCTCTGGCATTCTGCAACACACGATCCCGGTCTGCGTGAACAGCCGACGAATGGCGATCAATCAGGATGTGAAGGGATGCATCCCTGTGGCTGATAATGTGGACGTGCGCTTCTGTGCGTATTTCATACACGGCTCACAAGAGCAACTGCTTCCGCTGTGGCGACAAGAAGGTGCAACCGTGGAAAGTCTGGAGTTCGAGACGGTCAAGAACACCGCCTTCGCCCTTCCCCCCCTCCCCGAACAACGCGCCATCGCGGCCTTTCTGGACGAGCGCACGGCGCGCATCGATGGGCTTATGGCGCGCAAGCAGCGGCTGGTGCAATTGCTTAAGGAGAAGCGCCAGGCCCTTATTACCCGCGCCGTTACGCGGGGCTTGGTTGCGAAAGTGAAGTTGAAGGAGAGCGGGGTGCCGTGGTTGGGGGAGGTGCCGGAGCATTGGGAGGTGAAGGATCTGAAACACATTATCGGCCCGATGGAACAGGGCTGGTCGCCACAATGCGACAACTACCCCGCCGACGAAAGTGAATGGGGTGTGCTTAAAGCGGGGTGCGTGAACGGCACCAGCTTGAACGAGATGGAGAACAAGCGGCTTCCCGATACCGAGGAGCCGATACCCGCGCTGGAGATCAAGCCCGGTGATATTCTCATGAGCCGTGCGAACACTGTGATCCGATCGGAAGTTGTGGATACGTGGACAAGGTTCGGCCGCGACTGATCCTTTGTGACAAGTTGTATCGCTTCCACGCATTACCCGGCGTGAGCAACGGACGCTACCTGGTACACTTCCTTCGGTCACGCGCAGGGCGCTCATACATGGAGCAGAACACATCCGGCGCAAGTGATTCCATGCAGAACATCGGACAGGATGTGGTGCGCAACATCGTGATGCCTTGCCCACCACTCAAGGAGCAAGAGACCATCGTTGCATACATCGAGTCATCGACCATCCGCATCGACGCGCTGATCACCAAGGTGGAGCAAGCGGTGTTGCGTTTGCAGGAGTACCGCACGGCGCTGATAAGCGCGGCGGTAACGGGGAAGGTGCGGGTGGCGACCAACACAATCGTATGACCACCACGGACTACAAGGAGTGGATGCAGCGTGCGTTCCTAAAAGTGGAAGCGGCGCTGAGCGAAGAGCTGATCACGCCAGCATCATTATGTATGACCGAGGATCACATCCGGTCGGCGTTGGTCCGTGGCTTGGCCGCAGCCATGCCCACACATGCACATCGTATTGACACCGAGAAGACAGTCAGTTGGACGAACAATCCTTGCTGGTTAGGCACTAACCGTGTTCCGGAACAAGGACGCCCCATTCAGCATGACGTTTTCATTGCGCCTCACGATGGTGACAACGGGCTCGCTTGCGAAGTGAAGTGGCTAAAGAACGAGAAGGCCGGCGAGGTCCTAAAGGACATCTGGAAGCTCGTGCTATCCAGAGGTATTGCCTCGGAGGGGAGCGCAATGCGCATCTATTTTCTTCTGGGTGGAGAGGGGGAACATTTCAGAGCAACGATCAATGCGCTGTACCACCATACCCCACGCATGGCCGATCTTTCGTGGCAGCGCACGGATCAAGCACTGCCCAACCCCAAGCGGCTCACCATGGCCAATTTGCTTGGAACAGCGAAGGGAAAGAATGCCGTCAGGGATCTACTAAAATGGGGTTCCCCTCCTACCTATCGAACGCCACCATCCTGTAGGAACGAGTTCTACACGGACACACGCGCTACATGGAGACGGCCTCTTGATGGACAAATCAAGAAGAAAGATGGCGGAGTGCTGGTTTGGAATGCCGCGCTCTGGGAGATCACGGCTTGGGGTTTAAGTACCCGCCCCGCATTGAACTGGACAGCGAAGCGCGATGCCATGTTAGCCCCTAGCCCCGACAGCAAGAGTACCGTGCGGCGCTGATCAGCGTGGCTGTCACAGTGAATATGCGGGTGGAGTGAGGTTTCCATCGTTGCATTTCGTTTTCGGAGACCTTGGAACTACCTTTTATCATGAGTACTACACATACCCCCAACAGTGAGCAGCTACCCCCTGGGACCACGTGTAAGCACCCCCATTTTAGGCGCAGCGGTTTGTAAAGGTACTTTTGAGTGTGGTGGTGTTGTGGATGTCCTGTTGAACTGTGGGGAAGTCCGCGCGTGAGCCTGTGTAGTGGGCAGGGAGTTGTCCACATTTCAACAGGAACGCACGGGGCGATAAGCGCAGCAACGACCTGTGCGGGCGCTGGTTGTTATAGCGCCACATCCACTCTTGCGTGATGGTGCGTACTTGGTCCAGGCGTTCGAAGATCCACGCATTGAGCACTTCGGTCCGGTACGTTTTGTTGAAGCGCTCGACCAAGCCGTTCTGCATGGGCATGCCCGGCTGGATGTAGGTGAAGGCGATCCCATTGGATGCGGCCCATTCCTGCATGGCGTGTGCGATGAACTCCGGGCCATTGTCCATGCGAAGGCGTTCGGGCTTACCACGCCAGGCGATCAGCTGGTCCAGCTCACGGATCACGCGTGCAGCAGGCAGAGAGGTGTCGACCGCTATGCACAAGGCTTCCCGGTTGAAGTCATCGATCACGTTGAAAGTGCGGTACTTGCGACCGGTCACCAGCGCATCGCTCATGAAGTCCATGCTCCAAGTGATGTTCGGGCCGATGGGCAGAACGATCGGGTCCTTCACCCGCTCGGGCACCCGGCGCTTCGTACGCCTGCGCAAGTGCAGGTCCGCCTCCTTGTAGAGCCTGTGCACCCGCTTGTGGTTGGCCCCGGTCCCCTCAGTGACCATCTGGTCGAAGGTCAGACCGAACCCCCATGTGGGGTTCTGATCCACCACTCGCATCATGTGCTCGATCACTTCCGCATCGTTCTTCTCCTTGGGCGCATAGCGATACACGCTCGCACTCAAGTTCAACAGCTTGCAGGCCCGGCGTTCGCTGTACTGGCGCTGTTCGACCAGTCGGCGCACGACCTCTCGTTTGTCGTCCGGGCCTACAACTTTCCCTCGATGATCTCCTTGAGCACCTGGCGGTCCATCTGGGCCTCGGTGTACATCTTCTCAAGGCGCGCATACTTGGCCTTCAGCTCCTTGAACTCCTTGAGCTGGTTGGCGTCCAGGCCGCTGTACTTGGCCTTCCACTGATAGAACGTCGGCTGGCTCACGCCATGCTCCCGGCACACGTCCGAAACCTTCTTGCCTGCCTCATGCTCGCGCAGCATCGCAATGATCTGCGTCTCGGTGAATCTGCTCTTTCTCATCCTGATCAAGTTTAGGTGGTTCTACTTCCACCTGCACCTGTTTCAGGGGGTGCTTACACACGGCCATCCTGGTTTTTGACACGAATGCGTACATCGACTTGGCAGAAACGTCCTCCATTGAGGAATGTCGACCCCGCGCTGACGCCATGCGCATCGCCGCCAACCAAAGAGGCGAAGCGATCTTTGCTAGTCCAACGGTCATCTGGGAACTGGTCGCCCATCTGGCCAATAAAGAAGACCGCAGCTACAATAGGAGCATGAAGGCCTTGGTCTTTCTCGCGCACCATGCGGCTGCATGGAGTGCAAACGACCACCGTCTGCAATGCGTGCCCTTCGGTTCGGCCTTGACCTGTCACGCGCTGTTCGGGAAAGCCGCAGAGAACGATACCCGCAATGCGCTAGCACTCTCCCAAATGGCCTACCATGCCAGGCTGCATGCGCCGGATCTCAGCGATAACGCCTTCGTGAAAAACGCCATGGAGTTCGCCGATCAGATGAATGAAAAAGAGCGGGCTTGGGTCATCAGTATGCAACGGCTTGGGTCCTTCAGTTCCTCCGCTGACCAGGGTGCCTTGCAGCGGTTCTTCGCAGATGAGCATTTCTTGCCCTTGTAGTGCCGCGACATTGTGGACCGTCACGCCGCATCCGTACCGACGGAACAGTCTGAAGCGGATGCGCAAGGCCGTAGCAGGTTCCTTCAAGAAAAGTTCGAAGCGAACTACAGGCTGCTCGCCGGACTGATAGGCAAGTTGCGCGCTCCTACAGGGATCAATGTCGAAAGCAAACGGAGGAAATGGTGGAACTTCATTTGGGACGAGGATCTGTGTTGGATGATCGGACCGGCCCATGCCATCGGTAAAGCCCCAGTGCGTTTCGTTACCACCGATGGAGCGTTCCATACTGCTGCGGCCGAAGCGAGCTGTACTGACCGCGTTATGACCCTTGCTTCGTACCTAACGGCAAGCGGCGGTGCCATAGGCGCCGAATAGTGCTCGGAGCCAATGCGAGCGCCAGTAAAAAGGGAAGGTGCGGGCGATACCTCCTCACCGTCGGCTGGACTTTCCTGAGGCCTACTGAACACACCGTGCGGGTCCATCGGAATATTCACCACTTTCATCATCCGCCCCCCCCCAACTCCATGAACCGATCCATACCGTTGCTCCTACTGTCTCTCATAGGTTACAACGCTCATTGTTTTGGGCAAACTTCTGCCTGTGTATCCAACGAGCTCATCGTCCAGTTCAGAAGTGGGGCACCGCTCTTGGGCGCCCAATGCGCCACTTGCACAGGCTTGGAGAGCGTGGACCGTCTGAACTCGGCAATGGGCATTGTGGCCATTGAGCGGATTGTTGCATCAAGGCCGCAGAACGAAATGAAAGCGAGGCCGGAAACGGATGGCCTCCTGCTGTTGCGCTATTCCACGGCCATCGATCCGGACAAAGCGATCGCGCAATACATGGCAACGGGGGAAGTGCAATTCGCCGAACCGAACTACCTGGCGCAAGGCAGCGCGCCACCACCAATAACACCGAATGACCCGCACCATTATCCGCGTCAATGGTCACACTTCAACGATGGAACCTTCAACGGGACCAGTGAGAACGACGCGGACATCGACATGCGCGAGGCATGGGAGATCACCACCGGATCGGTCGGGGTGGTTGCGGCCATCTTGGACTCAGGCTTCAAATTGGACCATCCTGACGTTGCGGGCCGGATATGGAACAACAGCGACGAGATCCCCGGGAACGGCATCGACGATGATGGGAACGGGAGGATCGATGATCACCAAGGTTGGGACTTCGTGAACAACGACAACAGTCCGATGGACGATCATGGCCATGGCACCAACGTGGCCGGGCTGCTCGGCGCTACAGGCAACAATGGTATCGGATATGCTGGCGTCGATTGGAACTGCAAACTGATGATCTGCAAGGTGCTGAACAGTTCCAATTCAGCCACGAGCGCGAACATGACTGCGGCGTTCTACTATGCTGTGGACAACGGCGCGGATGTGGTGAACATGTCGATCGGCGGTAGCGGGTTCTCAGCTGCCATGCAAACAGCCATCAACTATGCCTACGCCAACGACGTGGTCATCGTGGCTTGCATGATGAACTTCAACAACGCGGTGACCTACTACCCCGCAGGGTACAGCAACGTGATCGCCGTGGGCGCCACCGACACGAACGACGAACGCGTAGCGCCTTTCTTCTGGGACCCGACCAGCGGCAGCAACTTCGGTACCCACATAGACCTTGTAGCACCAGGCAACTACATGTACGGATTGAACTACTCGTCGAACACGAACTACAATTCGTACTGGGGTGGCACATCACAGGCGTCCCCCATTGTTTGCGGGGTTGCTGGATTGATCAAGGCACTTGATCCCACATTGGGAGCGGACAGCATCCGGAGCATCCTGATGGCCACGGCCGACGACCAAGTAGGCGACCCCGCTGAAGACACGCCAGGTTGGGACCAGTACCACGGTGCAGGCCGTTTGAACGCCTATGCCGCACTTGATCTGGTGCGGCAACGATTGCCGAAATCCGTGGCGATCAAAGTCTTCTTGGGCGGTCCATATGACACGGGAACAGCACTGATGCACGACAGCCTTCGGGCTGCCGGGCTTGTTCCATTGACGGAGCCGTATTCCTCCCTCGGCTATGTCTTCGAGGGTGAAAGCGGCCAAGCCATCTCACCAACCGTCCTTGCGGTACAAGGCAACAACGCCATCGTTGATTGGGTTGTGCTCGAACTTCGGCCTGGGGATGCCACTACCTCGATTACAGCCTCAGCAGCATGTCTGGTGCAACGCGATGGTGATGTAGTAGACCTCGACGGCTTTTCCGTACCCGGGATACATGCTCCGGAAGGGAATTACCATATCGCCATCAGGCACCGCAATCACCTAAGCGTTCTGAGCCCCGCCCCGAGTTCATTGTCGATGACCGGAACCCTGGTGCACGATTTCACGGCCGGCTCGGCCTTTGGGTCAGCCTCACAGATTGAGGTCTCCGGTATTCACGCGTTATGGCCTGGTAACACAAACGGCGATGGAGAAGTAAAGTACACGGGCGTGAACAACGACCGTGATGTAGTCCTTGTTGAATTGGGTGGAGTACTCCCGACCAATGTGGTTTCTGCCTATGACCGAAGTGATGTGAACTTGGATGGCCGGGTCAAGTACACCGGTATACACAACGACCGCGACCGGATCCTAGTCACGATCGGGGGAACACTACCGACAGCGGTGGTGCATGAGCAATTGCCTTAGTCGTGCAGGAGACTTCCTTGAGTGGAGCCTTTGGTCATTGAAGGAGTGTCGCACATGACATTGTAGGTGTCAAAGGTGCACGGCCCGGGTGGCAGCACCTTCCCATGTACTGGCAGCAACACCACGATGCAATTCTGGAAGGTGCCATGTGGAAGTGAAGCCCCATCCACTGAGGTGCGTTGGCAAGCACGTTGCGCGTGGTCCATCGAGCCGGTTCCGATGCGGGTACTTTTGCCTCATGTACTACCGCCGTCGCCTGCTCTTGGCCCTGCTGCAAGCTTTGGGCGGCCGCGCTGAGAAGATGCGCCTGCATAAGTTGCTGATGCTATACATGGTGCAGCGCGGCAAGGCGGACTATCACTTCGTGCCCTACCGCTTCGGTGCCTTCAGTTTCCAAGCCAATGCTGACCTGGTGGCGTGGACTACCCGCGGACTGATGGCCAACCACGAGCGGGAATGGGAACTGCTGGACAAGGAAGACCACTTGGCCGCACTGAGGCCCACCGACCGCAATGCGCTGGATGCACTGCTTGCCACTTACGGTGCTTTGGATCGCGAGGCGTTGGTGCGCGAGACCTACGTACGCTACCCCTACACGGCCTTGCGCAGCGAAATGGCGGCCCGTTTGCTGACCATTGCGCAGCAACAATCAGTTGTCCAAGCCCTGCCAGCGGCCGGACCGGAAGGCTTGTACACCATCGGTTACGAGGGTCTCGACCTGGACGCCTTCCTGAATAAGTTGCTGAAAGCGCACATCGCCGTGCTGTGCGATGTGCGGCGCAATGCCTTCAGCATGAAGTACGGGTTCAGCAAGAAGCAGCTGCAACATGCCTGCGCAGGCGTGGGGATCCGCTACGAGCACTTGCCCGATGTGGGCATCGCCAGCGATGAACGGCAGGAACTGAACACGCAGGCCGATCGCGATGCGCTCTTCGCACGCTACACGGAACGCACGCTATCGACCACCGCTAGTGCACAAGCGCACATAGCGGCATTGGTAGAACAGCATCGGCGTGTGGCCATTATGTGCTTCGAGCACGAGGTGGGTTGCTGCCACCGCAACGCCTTGTCCAAGGCCGTCGTGCAGCGCCCCGACTTCCACGGCCAACTCACGCATCTGTGAGCCATGGCGCGGATGCGGGTGCTCCTGACGGTGACAACCTACCCGCTGCCGAGCCGTAGCTACGATGAGTTGGTGTGCACCGCAGGTGTCTGCGAGGACGGCACATGGGTGCGCATCTACCCGGTGCCATTGAGCTTCCTCATGCAGATGAAACGCAGCGGCCGAATGCCGGTGCGCAAGTACACCTGGATAGAAGCCGACCTCGAACGCCGCAAGGATGACTTCCGGCCGGAAAGCCACTCGCCGGTGAACCGTGACTTCAACGCCATTGCCGTTGGCGAGCATATCGGCACTGAACGCGCGTGGGCTGAACGAAAGCACTTCTGCCTGCGAAAGGTGTACACCAGCATGGCGCAGCTCATTGCTGCAAGCCAGGAGCCCACCAACGTTTCGCTTGCCACGTTCAAGCCAGCACGGTTCATCAGTTTCGACGTTGAGAAGGATGAGCGCGACTGGAAACCGGTATGGAAGGATCTGCGACAGCAGTTGGACCTGTTCGCGGAGGGAGCTCAGGAAGAGCCCAAGGAGATGATCCCGAAGTTGCCCTACAAGTTCTACTACCGCTTCGTGGATTCCGACGGCAAGGAAAGCCGCATGATGATCGAGGATTGGGAGATCGGCCAGCTCTTCTGGAATTGCCTGCGGGACGCTGAAGGGAATGAAGAAGTGGCAGTAGCCAAAGTGCGCGCGAAATACGAGGGGGCCTTCCTCAAGGAGCATGACATCCACCTCTTTTTGGGCACCACCCAGAAGTTCCACGCCATGCGGGCTGCAAATCCCTTTGTGATCATCGGGGTGTTCTACCCGAAGCGGCTCGACCAGTTGGGCCTTTTTGAATAACCGCCGACGGCTACCTTGCTCGCATGACCAAGGTGACCAGCGAAACCATGTTCGAAGCGAACCTGGAAGACATCCTGCACGCCCGAAGCGGGTGGGAGAAACTGGCCAATACTGGATGGGACAAGGCGAACGCGTACTTCCCGGATGAAGTGGAGGGCTTCATACAAGCCACGCAAGGCGCATTGTGGCAGCAGATGGAAAAGCTGCACGGTGCAGAACTGAAGGCGAAGTTGCTGGACGCTCTGCTGAAAGACCTTGACCTGAAGGGCACCCTGCATGTGCTCAGACACGGCTTCAAGTTCTATGGCAAGCTCTTCCGGGTTGCCTACTTCAAACCCGCGCATGGCTTGAACCCGGAGGTATTGGCGCTGTACGCGAAGAACCGG
Protein-coding sequences here:
- a CDS encoding transposase encodes the protein MRKSRFTETQIIAMLREHEAGKKVSDVCREHGVSQPTFYQWKAKYSGLDANQLKEFKELKAKYARLEKMYTEAQMDRQVLKEIIEGKL
- a CDS encoding DUF488 domain-containing protein: MYYRRRLLLALLQALGGRAEKMRLHKLLMLYMVQRGKADYHFVPYRFGAFSFQANADLVAWTTRGLMANHEREWELLDKEDHLAALRPTDRNALDALLATYGALDREALVRETYVRYPYTALRSEMAARLLTIAQQQSVVQALPAAGPEGLYTIGYEGLDLDAFLNKLLKAHIAVLCDVRRNAFSMKYGFSKKQLQHACAGVGIRYEHLPDVGIASDERQELNTQADRDALFARYTERTLSTTASAQAHIAALVEQHRRVAIMCFEHEVGCCHRNALSKAVVQRPDFHGQLTHL
- a CDS encoding restriction endonuclease subunit S — translated: MKKIRFLFRFQSGGTPSTTNEAYWEGTLPWVSAKDMKKMWISDTEDHISEHALTESAANTVPPNSLLLLTRSGILQHTIPVCVNSRRMAINQDVKGCIPVADNVDVRFCAYFIHGSQEQLLPLWRQEGATVESLEFETVKNTAFALPPLPEQRAIAAFLDERTARIDGLMARKQRLVQLLKEKRQALITRAVTRGLVAKVKLKESGVPWLGEVPEHWEVKDLKHIIGPMEQGWSPQCDNYPADESEWGVLKAGCVNGTSLNEMENKRLPDTEEPIPALEIKPGDILMSRANTVIRSEVVDTWTRFGRD
- a CDS encoding IS3 family transposase, yielding MRRLVEQRQYSERRACKLLNLSASVYRYAPKEKNDAEVIEHMMRVVDQNPTWGFGLTFDQMVTEGTGANHKRVHRLYKEADLHLRRRTKRRVPERVKDPIVLPIGPNITWSMDFMSDALVTGRKYRTFNVIDDFNREALCIAVDTSLPAARVIRELDQLIAWRGKPERLRMDNGPEFIAHAMQEWAASNGIAFTYIQPGMPMQNGLVERFNKTYRTEVLNAWIFERLDQVRTITQEWMWRYNNQRPHRSLLRLSPRAFLLKCGQLPAHYTGSRADFPTVQQDIHNTTTLKSTFTNRCA
- a CDS encoding PD-(D/E)XK nuclease family protein translates to MSPLDDLAELLKELPGEDLPPRPDLFSISGYPHYEDVLSNWYSFFMDPSGLHGLGTMFLDTLVDLANAGKRVRVGKSMSIRREFTTEKGLAVDIIAHDGIEVDGRIGGAENAVIIENKVFHVLNNNLDDYLTSVPNAKKIGIVLCLKARPVGHPQYECITHAALMEAVVAQLPITYPMPEPYRQYLIDLEQNIHLLTENMEITDEVRFYLEHAERIQRVIALEGSLRVYLTTALNTAAQAMQMQLTRNPGRSWYISVHREDRAYVTVLLEDAFTKGTELVIVVEVRDEHELKSSDTRLDSIKGVIGTERQVVHKVDPNGKWIQFAPIRIPLTRERGFDLSKTIEERIKTDLLPVLDAARLAFPQ
- a CDS encoding S8 family serine peptidase: MKARPETDGLLLLRYSTAIDPDKAIAQYMATGEVQFAEPNYLAQGSAPPPITPNDPHHYPRQWSHFNDGTFNGTSENDADIDMREAWEITTGSVGVVAAILDSGFKLDHPDVAGRIWNNSDEIPGNGIDDDGNGRIDDHQGWDFVNNDNSPMDDHGHGTNVAGLLGATGNNGIGYAGVDWNCKLMICKVLNSSNSATSANMTAAFYYAVDNGADVVNMSIGGSGFSAAMQTAINYAYANDVVIVACMMNFNNAVTYYPAGYSNVIAVGATDTNDERVAPFFWDPTSGSNFGTHIDLVAPGNYMYGLNYSSNTNYNSYWGGTSQASPIVCGVAGLIKALDPTLGADSIRSILMATADDQVGDPAEDTPGWDQYHGAGRLNAYAALDLVRQRLPKSVAIKVFLGGPYDTGTALMHDSLRAAGLVPLTEPYSSLGYVFEGESGQAISPTVLAVQGNNAIVDWVVLELRPGDATTSITASAACLVQRDGDVVDLDGFSVPGIHAPEGNYHIAIRHRNHLSVLSPAPSSLSMTGTLVHDFTAGSAFGSASQIEVSGIHALWPGNTNGDGEVKYTGVNNDRDVVLVELGGVLPTNVVSAYDRSDVNLDGRVKYTGIHNDRDRILVTIGGTLPTAVVHEQLP